Proteins from one Hyperolius riggenbachi isolate aHypRig1 chromosome 2, aHypRig1.pri, whole genome shotgun sequence genomic window:
- the CLDN8 gene encoding claudin-8, protein MVEKGAMQIAGLVIALIGLVGVCAVTGMPQWRVTAFIENNIIVFENQWEGLWMNCIRQANIRMQCKVYDSLLALTPDLQAGRALMCIAVCLSFVALMIAIIGMRCTQCSGDNERTKGIILLLAGIIFIVAGIVVLIPVSWTANNIIRDFYNPLVNVAQKRELGEAIYIGWTTALCLIAGGIILCCFCRPREKQYSYTVPSKSVASAPVGGGIIRKTSKTSSLYSKSQYV, encoded by the coding sequence ATGGTGGAAAAGGGGGCCATGCAAATCGCTGGCCTGGTCATTGCACTGATTGGCCTGGTAGGCGTATGCGCTGTGACGGGAATGCCACAGTGGCGGGTGACCGCTTTCATAGAAAACAATATCATTGTCTTTGAAAATCAATGGGAAGGACTATGGATGAACTGCATCCGGCAAGCAAACATCAGGATGCAGTGCAAGGTCTACGACTCTCTGCTCGCCCTGACGCCGGACTTGCAAGCGGGTAGAGCGCTGATGTGTATTGCCGTATGCCTGTCTTTCGTGGCCTTAATGATCGCCATCATCGGCATGAGGTGCACGCAGTGTTCGGGAGACAACGAACGCACCAAAGGCATTATACTCCTGCTGGCCGGAATCATCTTCATCGTAGCCGGCATCGTGGTCCTCATCCCAGTATCATGGACAGCCAACAACATCATCAGGGATTTCTACAACCCTCTAGTCAACGTAGCCCAGAAGAGAGAGCTGGGGGAAGCCATATACATTGGCTGGACAACCGCTTTGTGCCTTATTGCTGGGGGTATCATCTTGTGCTGCTTTTGCAGACCGAGGGAGAAACAGTACAGCTACACTGTGCCCTCGAAATCCGTCGCCAGTGCCCCTGTTGGAGGAGGAATCATACGGAAAACGTCAAAGACATCAAGTTTGTACTCTAAAAGTCAATACGTGTAG